One window from the genome of Cryptomeria japonica chromosome 6, Sugi_1.0, whole genome shotgun sequence encodes:
- the LOC131064985 gene encoding cytochrome B5, which produces MEGLKVFTLKQVSAHKTKEDCWFVIDGKVYDVTKFLEEHPGGEEVLVEASGRDATQDFEDIGHSQAAKEMMDTYLVGVLDGFKGDIAPIKKVQTTTTKQEKTPFKEIPASIIKDDEPGAFMKLLQFLVPLLIVGVAFGIRTFLKEPQPSQPSL; this is translated from the exons ATGGAGGGATTGAAGGTGTTCACACTTAAGCAGGTCTCTGCTCACAAAACCAAGGAGGACTGctggtttgtcattgatggaaag GTATATGATGTGACGAAGTTTCTGGAAGAGCATCCAGGTGGGGAGGAGGTTCTCGTAGAGGCTTCAG GAAGAGATGCAACTCAAGATTTTGAAGATATTGGCCACAGTCAAGCAGCTAAAGAAATGATGGATACTTACCTGGTTGGAGTTCTTGATGGCTTTAAAGGTGATATTGCTCCTATCAAGAAAGTGCAAACTACGACTACGAAGCAAGAAAAGACTCCTTTCAAAGAAATTCCAGCTTCTATTATCAAGGATGACGAGCCTGGTGCATTCATGAAATTGCTTCAATTTCTAGTACCCTTGCTTATTGTGGGTGTTGCCTTCGGAATTAGAACTTTCCTAAAGGAGCCTCAACCATCTCAACCATCTTTATAA